One part of the Pithys albifrons albifrons isolate INPA30051 chromosome 21, PitAlb_v1, whole genome shotgun sequence genome encodes these proteins:
- the XAF1 gene encoding XIAP-associated factor 1 isoform X1 produces MEGQHRLSRAGWFCPREPAVPQGGQEERLSSKIKRTMTEESRFCQNCKRDVAAANFSLHEAHCMRFLTLCPECDEPIAQKDMEDHQREAHKQIRCSLCHQSMQQYQLEHHENKECQKRAMKCNICDLEIPFKELQKHLDTCGSRTEKCQECNKYIMYKDQPKHKDTCPNSNLAYQKDVDFQTSEASTNTRVTHHTEGTGGNLYEKGSKSFPDDQHSQHLNKCKAAHKWTKVLAGESTSNLISDPVRSSSSLAPSFSSENAMVWRDVRPKWKERDQPLASKTPKNKKIGFPSPTRGGCSTSPQALKDTESFDVLVTCDYCNILLPLPTLQKHEIKCLNWTTLQNTRMKQKSSNGEKGDFFYSIHD; encoded by the exons TCTCTCGCGAGCTGGCTGGTTTTGTCCGAGggagccagcagtgccccagggcGGCCAAG AAGAGAGACTatccagcaaaataaaaaggacaATGACAGAAGAGAGCAGGTTCTGCCAAAATTG CAAACGAGATGTGGCTGCTGCCAATTTCTCCCTCCACGAGGCCCACTGCATGCGGTTTCTCACCCTCTGTCCAGAATGTGATGAACCAATTGCTCAAAAGGATATGGAAGACCATCAGAGAGAAGCACACAAGCAG ATCAGATGCAGTCTTTGTCACCAAAGTATGCAGCAATATCAGCTGGAGCATCATGAA AACAAGGAATGCCAAAAACGAGCCATGAAATGCAACATCTGTGACCTTGAAATACCTTTCAAAGAGCTACAGAAGCACCTGGACACCTGTGGCAGCCGAACCGAGAAGTGTCAGGAGTGTAACAAATACATCATGTACAAAGACCAGCCCAAACACAAAGATACTTGTCCAAACAGTAATCTGGCCTATCAGAAGGATGTGGACTTTCAAACCAGCGAAGCATCCACTAATACAAGAGTTACTCACCACACCG aagGTACTGGTGGCAATCTTTATGAGAAGGGCAGTAAGTCATTCCCAGATGACCAACACTCCCAACATCTG AATAAATGCAAAGCAGCCCATAAATGGACAAAAGTTCTTGCTGGTGAGTCAACTTCAAACCTCATCAGTGATCCAGTACGgtcttcttcctctctggctccctctttctcctctgagAATGCAATGGTATGGAGAGATGTCCGTCCcaaatggaaagaaagggaCCAGCCACTGGCCtccaaaaccccaaagaacaaaaagattGGCTTTCCATCTCCTACAAGAGGTGGATGTTCCACATCACCTCAGGCTCTTAAAGACACTGAGTCTTTTGACGTGCTGGTGACCTGTGACTATTGCAACATTCTGCTGCCACTTCCAACCCTTCAGAAACATGAG ATCAAATGTCTGAATTGGACAACTTTGCAAAACACTAGgatgaaacaaaaatcaagtAATGGCGAAAAAG GAGACTTTTTCTACAGCATTCATGATTAA
- the XAF1 gene encoding XIAP-associated factor 1 isoform X2 translates to MTEESRFCQNCKRDVAAANFSLHEAHCMRFLTLCPECDEPIAQKDMEDHQREAHKQIRCSLCHQSMQQYQLEHHENKECQKRAMKCNICDLEIPFKELQKHLDTCGSRTEKCQECNKYIMYKDQPKHKDTCPNSNLAYQKDVDFQTSEASTNTRVTHHTEGTGGNLYEKGSKSFPDDQHSQHLNKCKAAHKWTKVLAGESTSNLISDPVRSSSSLAPSFSSENAMVWRDVRPKWKERDQPLASKTPKNKKIGFPSPTRGGCSTSPQALKDTESFDVLVTCDYCNILLPLPTLQKHEIKCLNWTTLQNTRMKQKSSNGEKGDFFYSIHD, encoded by the exons ATGACAGAAGAGAGCAGGTTCTGCCAAAATTG CAAACGAGATGTGGCTGCTGCCAATTTCTCCCTCCACGAGGCCCACTGCATGCGGTTTCTCACCCTCTGTCCAGAATGTGATGAACCAATTGCTCAAAAGGATATGGAAGACCATCAGAGAGAAGCACACAAGCAG ATCAGATGCAGTCTTTGTCACCAAAGTATGCAGCAATATCAGCTGGAGCATCATGAA AACAAGGAATGCCAAAAACGAGCCATGAAATGCAACATCTGTGACCTTGAAATACCTTTCAAAGAGCTACAGAAGCACCTGGACACCTGTGGCAGCCGAACCGAGAAGTGTCAGGAGTGTAACAAATACATCATGTACAAAGACCAGCCCAAACACAAAGATACTTGTCCAAACAGTAATCTGGCCTATCAGAAGGATGTGGACTTTCAAACCAGCGAAGCATCCACTAATACAAGAGTTACTCACCACACCG aagGTACTGGTGGCAATCTTTATGAGAAGGGCAGTAAGTCATTCCCAGATGACCAACACTCCCAACATCTG AATAAATGCAAAGCAGCCCATAAATGGACAAAAGTTCTTGCTGGTGAGTCAACTTCAAACCTCATCAGTGATCCAGTACGgtcttcttcctctctggctccctctttctcctctgagAATGCAATGGTATGGAGAGATGTCCGTCCcaaatggaaagaaagggaCCAGCCACTGGCCtccaaaaccccaaagaacaaaaagattGGCTTTCCATCTCCTACAAGAGGTGGATGTTCCACATCACCTCAGGCTCTTAAAGACACTGAGTCTTTTGACGTGCTGGTGACCTGTGACTATTGCAACATTCTGCTGCCACTTCCAACCCTTCAGAAACATGAG ATCAAATGTCTGAATTGGACAACTTTGCAAAACACTAGgatgaaacaaaaatcaagtAATGGCGAAAAAG GAGACTTTTTCTACAGCATTCATGATTAA